Proteins found in one Thermopolyspora flexuosa genomic segment:
- a CDS encoding FtsW/RodA/SpoVE family cell cycle protein: MPPKRRGAQLFMLALAVGIIMAAYASVGIGMDGQVPAGMLTYGLGLGVLMLIAYLVLAKFAPWADPLILPLVTLVNGIGLVMIYRIEQAPWRTGASATQQITWTAVGIVMFTVTLVVLRDHRLLQRFTYTAGALGVVLLILPLLPFIGREINGARIWINVGFSVQPGEFAKLALVVFFAGYLVAKRDVLALVGRRLLFIDLPRARDLGPILVIWGISVGILVLQKDLGTSLLLFGGFISMLYIATGRTAWVLIGLTLFVGGAFLAGQIFSHVGHRFEVWLNPESNEFYERAAGGSYQLMEGLFGLGSGGILGTGLGQGHPYRIPLAFSDFIFPATGEELGLTGLMALLMCYALIVERGLRTALAARDPFSKLLAGGLSFILAWQVFIIVGGVTNLIPLTGLVTPFMSQGGSALLANWILIALLVRMSDAARRPPPQAIQDEGLTQVMQR; the protein is encoded by the coding sequence ATGCCCCCCAAGCGGCGCGGCGCGCAGCTGTTCATGCTCGCCCTCGCCGTGGGGATCATCATGGCCGCGTACGCGAGCGTCGGCATCGGGATGGACGGCCAGGTCCCGGCCGGCATGCTCACGTACGGCCTGGGCCTCGGCGTCCTCATGCTCATCGCCTACCTGGTGCTGGCCAAGTTCGCGCCCTGGGCGGACCCGCTCATCCTGCCGCTGGTCACGCTGGTGAACGGGATCGGCCTGGTGATGATCTACCGGATCGAGCAGGCCCCGTGGCGTACCGGCGCCTCGGCCACCCAGCAGATCACGTGGACCGCGGTCGGCATCGTGATGTTCACGGTGACCCTGGTCGTGCTCCGCGACCACCGCCTGCTGCAGCGGTTCACCTACACCGCCGGGGCGCTCGGCGTGGTCCTGCTCATCCTGCCGCTGCTGCCGTTCATCGGCCGCGAGATCAACGGCGCCCGCATCTGGATCAACGTGGGCTTCAGCGTGCAGCCGGGCGAGTTCGCCAAGCTGGCGCTCGTGGTGTTCTTCGCGGGCTACCTCGTGGCGAAACGCGACGTGCTCGCGCTCGTCGGGCGGCGGCTGCTCTTCATCGACCTGCCGCGGGCCCGCGACCTCGGCCCGATCCTCGTGATCTGGGGCATCAGCGTCGGCATCCTGGTGCTGCAGAAGGACCTCGGCACCTCGCTGCTGCTCTTCGGCGGCTTCATCAGCATGCTCTACATCGCCACCGGCCGCACCGCCTGGGTGCTCATCGGCCTGACGCTGTTCGTCGGTGGCGCCTTCCTCGCCGGGCAGATCTTCTCGCACGTCGGCCACCGGTTCGAGGTCTGGCTCAACCCGGAGAGCAACGAGTTCTACGAGCGGGCGGCCGGCGGCAGCTACCAGCTCATGGAGGGCCTGTTCGGCCTCGGCTCGGGCGGCATCCTCGGCACCGGGCTGGGCCAGGGCCACCCGTACCGCATCCCCCTGGCGTTCTCCGACTTCATCTTCCCGGCGACGGGCGAGGAGCTCGGCCTCACCGGGCTGATGGCGCTGCTCATGTGCTACGCGCTCATCGTGGAGCGCGGCCTGCGCACCGCGCTCGCCGCCCGGGATCCGTTCAGCAAACTGCTGGCCGGTGGCCTAAGCTTCATCCTGGCCTGGCAGGTGTTCATCATCGTCGGCGGCGTGACGAACCTCATCCCGCTGACCGGTCTGGTGACGCCGTTCATGTCCCAGGGCGGCTCCGCCCTGCTGGCCAACTGGATCCTCATCGCGCTGCTGGTGCGCATGTCGGACGCGGCGCGCAGGCCGCCGCCGCAGGCCATCCAGGACGAGGGGCTCACGCAGGTGATGCAGCGATGA
- a CDS encoding FhaA domain-containing protein → MGVLQRFERRLEGLVEGAFARAFKSDLQPVEVASAIQREMDERAAIVAQGRTLVPNDFVVELSVTDSERLEVYADSLSHELANLAREYAKEQGYSFVGPVRVRFERADDLAVGLFRIRSGVIRGATVEQDEIRQPVTDMPQPRGMFPGRPRLLVSTQDDPQGQRSYELTTPVTLLGRGTDCDLRLVDPGVSRHHAELRVEGQQVILVDLGSTNGTFVNGQPVRRVELTDGTRVTLGRTTLVFRRD, encoded by the coding sequence GTGGGAGTCCTGCAGCGCTTCGAGCGAAGGCTCGAAGGGTTGGTCGAGGGGGCCTTTGCGCGGGCGTTCAAATCTGACCTTCAGCCGGTCGAGGTCGCCAGCGCGATCCAGCGGGAGATGGACGAGCGGGCCGCGATCGTGGCCCAGGGGCGCACGCTCGTGCCCAACGATTTCGTGGTCGAGCTGTCGGTGACCGACAGCGAGCGGCTGGAGGTGTACGCCGACAGCCTCAGCCACGAGCTCGCCAACCTCGCCCGGGAGTACGCCAAGGAGCAGGGCTACTCGTTCGTCGGTCCGGTCCGGGTGCGCTTCGAGCGCGCCGACGACCTCGCCGTGGGCCTGTTCCGCATCCGCTCGGGCGTGATCCGCGGCGCCACCGTGGAGCAGGACGAGATCCGGCAGCCGGTGACCGACATGCCCCAGCCGCGCGGCATGTTCCCCGGCCGTCCGCGCCTGCTCGTGTCCACCCAGGACGACCCGCAGGGCCAGCGCTCGTACGAGCTGACCACTCCGGTGACCCTGCTGGGCCGGGGCACGGATTGTGATCTTCGGCTGGTGGACCCGGGAGTTTCGCGGCATCATGCCGAATTGCGGGTCGAAGGTCAGCAGGTGATCCTGGTGGATCTCGGCTCCACGAACGGAACCTTCGTCAACGGGCAGCCGGTTCGCCGGGTCGAGCTGACGGATGGCACGCGAGTGACGTTGGGACGCACGACCTTGGTCTTCCGGCGCGATTAG
- a CDS encoding serine/threonine-protein kinase, translating into MTSGNLLLGNRYRLTGRIAAGGMGEVWRAVDELLGREVAVKLLRQHVAADPSFRERFRHEARITAGLTDPGIAQVFDYGEQEDGAYLVMELVVGEPLSAILARHGTLTADITLDLVSQTARGLHAAHRSGVIHRDIKPGNLLITETGQVKITDFGIARALQAAPMTRTGTVLGTAQYVSPEQASGSPLTPATDIYSLGVVAYECLAGRPPFVADTQVAIALMHLNEPPPPLPPHVPGPVRDLVMAMLSKAPEKRPGPAQELAEHAARLREQLAAGTAGADLRTVTDPAWRPVRHGDAATAGHPSGPMGPAAGPATGPSSFPGEPGVYPSGAIPGVPPGVHADFGQAAPPRRRATTVVLAVAGTAAAVGIAALAFVALRDTGVTQSPVEPSGQVTQAPTPAPTSAGPDRHATLPIAPGKSARPIPPPSATVDRSASETPQPSQTPSTTPTPTREEPSSTPTPTPPTTPTPTPSETPTPSDTPTPTETETPDGET; encoded by the coding sequence GTGACCTCCGGCAACCTGCTGCTGGGCAACCGGTACCGGCTGACCGGACGCATCGCCGCCGGCGGGATGGGCGAGGTCTGGCGGGCGGTGGACGAGCTGCTCGGCCGCGAGGTCGCCGTGAAGCTGCTGCGCCAGCACGTCGCCGCCGACCCGTCGTTCCGGGAGCGGTTCCGGCACGAGGCGCGGATCACCGCGGGGCTCACCGACCCCGGCATCGCCCAGGTGTTCGACTACGGCGAACAGGAGGACGGCGCCTACCTGGTGATGGAGCTCGTGGTCGGCGAGCCGCTGTCGGCGATCCTCGCCCGGCACGGCACGCTGACCGCGGACATCACCCTCGACCTGGTCTCCCAGACCGCGCGCGGGCTGCACGCCGCGCACCGCTCGGGGGTCATCCACCGGGACATCAAGCCCGGCAACCTGCTCATCACCGAGACCGGCCAGGTCAAGATCACGGACTTCGGCATCGCGCGGGCGCTGCAGGCCGCGCCGATGACCCGGACCGGCACCGTGCTCGGCACGGCCCAGTACGTCAGCCCGGAGCAGGCCTCGGGCAGCCCGCTCACCCCGGCGACCGACATCTACTCGCTCGGCGTGGTCGCGTACGAGTGCCTGGCCGGGCGGCCGCCGTTCGTCGCCGACACCCAGGTGGCGATCGCGCTCATGCACCTCAACGAGCCGCCGCCACCGCTGCCCCCGCACGTGCCCGGGCCGGTGCGCGACCTGGTGATGGCGATGCTCTCCAAGGCCCCGGAGAAGCGGCCGGGGCCCGCCCAGGAGCTCGCCGAGCACGCCGCGCGGCTGCGCGAGCAGCTCGCCGCCGGCACCGCGGGCGCCGACCTGCGCACCGTGACCGACCCCGCATGGCGGCCGGTACGGCACGGCGACGCCGCGACGGCCGGCCACCCGTCCGGGCCGATGGGCCCGGCGGCGGGGCCCGCCACCGGGCCCTCGTCCTTCCCGGGCGAGCCCGGGGTGTACCCGTCGGGCGCGATCCCCGGGGTGCCCCCGGGCGTGCACGCCGACTTCGGGCAGGCCGCGCCACCCCGGCGGCGGGCCACCACCGTGGTCCTCGCCGTGGCCGGGACCGCGGCCGCGGTGGGCATCGCCGCGCTCGCGTTCGTCGCGCTGCGGGACACCGGGGTGACCCAGAGCCCGGTCGAGCCGTCCGGCCAGGTCACGCAGGCGCCCACCCCCGCGCCGACCTCCGCTGGACCGGATCGGCACGCAACTTTGCCCATAGCTCCTGGGAAGTCGGCGCGGCCCATCCCGCCTCCGTCGGCTACCGTTGATAGGTCGGCATCTGAGACGCCTCAGCCGTCCCAGACCCCGAGCACCACCCCCACGCCGACGCGCGAGGAACCGTCCTCGACCCCCACCCCGACACCGCCGACCACCCCCACGCCAACGCCAAGTGAGACGCCGACTCCTTCGGACACCCCGACCCCGACCGAGACGGAAACCCCGGACGGGGAGACGTGA
- a CDS encoding Stp1/IreP family PP2C-type Ser/Thr phosphatase, with the protein MTIALRYAARSDVGLLREGNEDSAYASSRLLAVADGMGGHAHGEVASSVAIAALSSLEHEIPGGDLLGAIEAAVRNANRQLHEMVTRDPSLKGMGTTLTAMLWNGPEVALVHVGDSRAYLLRNGELYQITHDHTLVQSLVDDGRITQEEAATHPQRSILLRALDGSGEVDPDLTLRVAQVNDRYLLCSDGLSTVVSAETLHHTLTTYEDPEAAVRQLIDLANRGGGPDNITCIVADVIEVEDGQPLPELKTVIVGAAGSSRFRDLTELISSGRSPTATAPQPVILGDEEDGPDETTSYAQAVPRRKRRIWPMVLATLGVVTAGLAVGGWYAMQWINQQFYVGADKDEIVVYQGIDAELGPIQLFEVAHRSSLAVSALPQPQQGRVRNGIAVPSLAAGKEEINKLAAVATSRPNRDREDAGDAAEAEDPAVDAETEQDTRGDRQGAEGRQANRQEAGDEPAGRNDEESPNPSRRASG; encoded by the coding sequence ATGACCATCGCACTCCGCTACGCGGCCCGCTCGGACGTCGGCCTCCTCCGCGAAGGCAACGAGGACTCGGCGTACGCGAGCTCGCGCCTGCTCGCCGTCGCCGACGGTATGGGCGGGCACGCTCACGGCGAGGTGGCCAGCTCGGTCGCGATCGCCGCACTGTCGTCCCTGGAGCACGAGATCCCCGGGGGTGACCTGCTGGGCGCGATCGAGGCAGCGGTCCGGAACGCCAACCGCCAGCTGCACGAGATGGTCACCCGTGACCCGAGCCTCAAGGGCATGGGCACCACGCTCACCGCGATGCTGTGGAACGGGCCCGAGGTCGCCCTGGTCCACGTCGGGGACTCACGGGCCTATCTGCTGCGGAACGGCGAGCTCTATCAGATCACGCACGACCACACGCTCGTGCAGTCGCTGGTGGATGACGGACGCATCACCCAGGAGGAGGCGGCCACCCACCCGCAGCGGTCGATCCTGCTGCGCGCGCTCGACGGCAGCGGCGAGGTCGACCCGGACCTCACCCTCCGCGTCGCCCAGGTGAACGACCGCTACCTGCTGTGCTCCGACGGCCTGTCCACGGTGGTGAGCGCGGAGACGCTGCATCACACGCTCACCACGTACGAGGACCCGGAGGCGGCGGTACGCCAGCTCATCGACCTCGCCAACCGCGGCGGCGGGCCGGACAACATCACCTGCATCGTCGCCGACGTGATCGAGGTCGAGGACGGCCAGCCGCTGCCGGAGCTGAAGACCGTGATCGTGGGCGCGGCCGGCTCGAGCCGGTTCCGCGATCTCACCGAGCTCATCAGCAGCGGGAGGTCGCCCACCGCGACCGCCCCGCAGCCCGTCATCCTCGGCGACGAGGAGGACGGGCCGGACGAGACCACCTCGTACGCGCAGGCCGTGCCCCGCCGCAAGCGCCGGATCTGGCCGATGGTGCTCGCCACCCTCGGCGTGGTCACCGCCGGGCTCGCCGTGGGCGGCTGGTACGCCATGCAGTGGATCAACCAGCAGTTCTACGTCGGCGCCGACAAGGACGAGATCGTCGTCTACCAGGGCATCGACGCCGAGCTCGGCCCCATCCAGCTGTTCGAGGTCGCGCACCGCAGCAGCCTCGCCGTCTCCGCGCTCCCCCAGCCGCAGCAGGGCCGGGTGCGCAACGGCATCGCGGTGCCGAGCCTCGCCGCCGGCAAGGAGGAGATCAACAAGCTGGCGGCGGTGGCGACGTCCCGGCCGAACCGGGACCGGGAGGACGCCGGCGACGCCGCGGAGGCCGAGGACCCCGCCGTGGACGCCGAGACCGAGCAGGACACCCGCGGCGACCGGCAGGGCGCCGAGGGCCGCCAGGCGAACCGGCAGGAGGCCGGTGACGAGCCGGCCGGCCGGAACGACGAGGAGAGCCCGAACCCGAGCAGGAGGGCCTCGGGGTGA
- a CDS encoding peptidylprolyl isomerase: MAETLIATLRTNRGTIRIRLFPEQAPVTVRNFVELAEGTREWIDPRTGRRTRDRLYDGTIFHRVIAGFMIQGGDPLGQGTGGPGYRFDDEIHPDLKFDRPYLLAMANAGRIGGMGTNGSQFFITVVPTPHLDGNHTIFGEVMEGHEVVDEISKVATDWNDRPLEDVVLEQVTIDRVPW, from the coding sequence GTGGCTGAGACGTTGATCGCGACGCTGCGGACCAACCGCGGCACCATCCGGATTCGCCTGTTCCCGGAGCAGGCGCCCGTCACCGTGCGGAACTTCGTGGAGCTCGCCGAGGGCACCCGCGAGTGGATCGACCCGCGGACCGGCCGGCGTACCCGTGACCGGCTGTACGACGGCACGATCTTCCACCGGGTGATCGCCGGCTTCATGATCCAGGGCGGCGACCCGCTGGGCCAGGGCACCGGCGGGCCGGGCTACCGGTTCGACGACGAGATCCACCCGGACCTGAAGTTCGACCGGCCCTACCTGCTCGCCATGGCGAACGCGGGCCGGATCGGCGGCATGGGCACGAACGGCTCGCAGTTCTTCATCACCGTGGTGCCGACCCCGCACCTCGACGGCAACCACACGATCTTCGGCGAGGTGATGGAGGGCCACGAGGTCGTGGACGAGATCTCCAAGGTGGCCACCGACTGGAACGACCGGCCACTCGAGGATGTCGTGCTGGAGCAGGTCACGATCGACCGCGTGCCTTGGTGA
- a CDS encoding cell division protein CrgA, with amino-acid sequence MPKSKNRKKAVYTPPPKAKEVKVSPRWLAPLMVTCWILGVAWISTWYVWTDAPLLGTLQEWNLAIGFGFIILGVILSTRWR; translated from the coding sequence GTGCCCAAGTCCAAGAATCGCAAGAAGGCGGTCTACACCCCGCCGCCGAAGGCGAAGGAGGTCAAGGTCAGCCCGCGGTGGCTCGCGCCGCTGATGGTGACCTGCTGGATCCTCGGGGTGGCCTGGATCTCCACGTGGTACGTGTGGACGGACGCGCCGCTGCTGGGCACGCTGCAGGAGTGGAACCTCGCGATCGGGTTCGGCTTCATCATCCTCGGGGTGATTCTGTCCACCCGGTGGCGCTGA
- the pknB gene encoding Stk1 family PASTA domain-containing Ser/Thr kinase has product MTTQPRRLDNRYELDGVVGRGGMAEVYRARDLRLDRVVAIKTLRADLARDATFQARFRREAQSAASLNHPSIIAVFDTGEDRSTGTPVPYIVMEFVEGKTLREILRQERKLPPERALELTDGILRALDYSHRGGIVHRDIKPANVMITRNGDVKVMDFGIARAMADSAATMTQTAQVIGTAQYLSPEQARGERVDARSDLYSTGCVLYELLTGQPPFTGDSPVAIAYQHVREEPIPPSQLDPSIPPWADAIVLKSMAKDPAMRYQSAAEMRADIQRALSGMPVESSATQTMAMTNGAYGATQTMVAPNGPATQQGTTALPPYEYAPTELGTPVAGGPPTQAGGRADRRRARRNNQALKTALWILIPLLVIGTFIGIGWAFLSGGSGDATTGQVTIPEVAGQTIDGAKEALTAAGLKVADEVKQKHSDEYKKNTVIGTEPEAGTKVDRDSTVTLVVSKGPETVEVPNVIGQDEDAAKEALESAGFSVQTVREPTNQPPGKVFKMSPKPGTERPKGSVVKIYVPVEATELPNVVGQTLDDARATLEGAGFKVRVQQQPSDTVPAGSVISMSPPGGTSLTPGRTVTLVVSTGPRQDTPSRPPADEPSGGGDFDGGGGDFGGGGDTGGDPGGGDTGDGTLEDGGGGLGPGEVEDPPLDEGGF; this is encoded by the coding sequence ATGACGACTCAGCCTCGGCGGCTAGACAACCGCTACGAACTCGACGGAGTCGTCGGGCGCGGCGGCATGGCCGAGGTGTACCGCGCACGGGATCTCCGGCTGGACCGCGTGGTCGCCATCAAGACGCTCCGGGCGGATCTGGCCAGGGACGCGACCTTCCAGGCGCGTTTCCGCCGGGAGGCACAGTCGGCGGCCTCGCTCAACCATCCCTCGATCATCGCCGTGTTCGACACCGGCGAGGACCGCTCCACGGGCACGCCGGTGCCGTACATCGTGATGGAGTTCGTCGAGGGCAAGACCCTGCGCGAGATCCTGCGCCAGGAACGCAAGCTTCCGCCCGAGCGCGCCCTCGAGCTCACCGACGGCATCCTGCGCGCGCTCGACTACAGCCACCGCGGCGGGATCGTGCACCGGGACATCAAGCCCGCCAACGTCATGATCACCCGCAACGGCGATGTCAAGGTGATGGACTTCGGCATCGCCCGGGCCATGGCCGACTCGGCGGCCACGATGACCCAGACCGCGCAGGTGATCGGCACGGCCCAGTACCTGTCGCCGGAGCAGGCGCGCGGTGAGCGGGTGGACGCGCGCAGCGACCTGTACTCGACCGGGTGCGTCCTGTACGAGCTGCTCACCGGGCAGCCGCCGTTCACCGGCGACTCGCCCGTCGCGATCGCCTACCAGCACGTGCGGGAGGAGCCGATCCCGCCGTCGCAGCTCGACCCGTCGATCCCGCCGTGGGCCGACGCGATCGTGCTGAAGTCGATGGCGAAGGACCCGGCGATGCGCTACCAGAGCGCGGCCGAGATGCGCGCCGACATCCAGCGCGCGCTCTCCGGCATGCCGGTCGAGTCCTCCGCCACCCAGACGATGGCGATGACCAACGGCGCCTACGGGGCGACCCAGACCATGGTGGCGCCGAACGGGCCCGCCACCCAGCAGGGCACCACGGCGCTGCCGCCGTACGAGTACGCCCCGACCGAGCTCGGCACGCCCGTCGCCGGCGGGCCGCCCACCCAGGCCGGAGGCCGGGCGGACCGGCGCCGCGCGCGGCGGAACAACCAGGCGCTCAAGACCGCGCTGTGGATCCTCATCCCGCTGCTGGTGATCGGTACGTTCATCGGCATCGGCTGGGCCTTCCTCAGCGGCGGCAGCGGTGACGCGACGACCGGCCAGGTGACGATCCCCGAGGTGGCCGGGCAGACCATCGACGGCGCCAAGGAGGCGCTCACCGCCGCCGGGCTCAAGGTGGCCGACGAGGTCAAGCAGAAGCACAGCGACGAGTACAAGAAGAACACGGTGATCGGCACCGAGCCGGAGGCCGGCACCAAGGTCGACCGGGACTCCACGGTCACGCTCGTCGTCTCCAAGGGCCCGGAGACGGTCGAGGTGCCCAACGTGATCGGCCAGGACGAGGACGCCGCCAAGGAGGCCCTGGAGTCGGCCGGGTTCAGCGTGCAGACCGTCCGGGAGCCGACGAACCAGCCGCCCGGCAAGGTGTTCAAGATGTCCCCGAAGCCGGGTACCGAGCGGCCGAAGGGCTCCGTGGTCAAGATCTACGTGCCGGTCGAGGCGACCGAGCTGCCGAACGTGGTCGGCCAGACGCTCGACGACGCGCGGGCGACGCTGGAGGGCGCCGGGTTCAAGGTGCGGGTCCAGCAGCAGCCGAGCGACACCGTGCCCGCGGGCAGCGTGATCAGCATGAGCCCGCCCGGCGGCACCAGCCTCACGCCGGGCCGTACCGTGACGCTCGTCGTGTCCACCGGGCCGCGGCAGGACACCCCGAGCCGGCCGCCGGCCGACGAGCCCTCCGGTGGCGGTGACTTCGACGGTGGCGGCGGTGACTTCGGCGGCGGTGGCGACACCGGCGGCGACCCGGGCGGTGGCGACACCGGCGACGGCACCCTCGAGGACGGCGGTGGCGGCCTCGGCCCCGGCGAGGTCGAGGATCCGCCGCTCGACGAGGGCGGGTTCTAG
- a CDS encoding FHA domain-containing protein FhaB/FipA: MSELTLLLIRLAFLAVLWFFVIAAVGVIRTDLFGARPASAAPKPTKPAKTASKPKRGEPRQMIVTGGPLQGTVINLTDAPITIGRAPDSTLVLADDYASSRHARLYPQNGQWIVEDLGSTNGTYLDRTKITRPTPVPLGVPIRIGKTVIELRK, from the coding sequence ATGTCCGAACTCACGCTGCTGCTGATCCGGCTCGCGTTCCTCGCGGTGCTGTGGTTCTTTGTGATTGCCGCGGTCGGCGTGATCCGGACAGACTTGTTCGGAGCACGACCGGCGTCCGCCGCACCGAAGCCAACCAAGCCCGCGAAAACGGCGTCGAAGCCTAAGAGGGGTGAGCCGAGGCAGATGATCGTCACCGGTGGCCCTCTGCAAGGCACGGTGATCAACCTCACCGACGCGCCCATCACGATCGGCCGGGCCCCCGACTCCACGCTGGTGCTCGCCGACGACTACGCGTCAAGCCGGCACGCGCGGCTCTATCCGCAGAACGGGCAATGGATCGTGGAAGATCTCGGTTCGACCAACGGGACCTACCTGGACCGCACGAAAATCACCCGCCCCACTCCGGTGCCGCTCGGCGTTCCGATCCGCATCGGTAAGACCGTCATCGAATTGCGCAAATGA
- a CDS encoding peptidoglycan D,D-transpeptidase FtsI family protein has product MNGTLKRVAVACMVMFGLLLLNVNYLQAVKAEEYREDNRNFRRFFQRYENQRGRIIAGNEVIAESVDTKGDIRFERRYRNGRLYAHVIGFFAPESERGIEAAQNKLLDGTSADLVVRRAVDLLTNKPTRGADIELTIDPRAQRAAYESLRRAGRKGAVVALDPQTGAIKAMVSLPTYDPNELAVPNKGKVAQAYNKLDADKDQPLLNRAIETTYAPGSTYKVVTTAALLSEDDTVGPQTTVDAPQVLDLPGTSVGLPNYAGAACGSGRVTLQFALEKSCNTPFAKIGMELGYEKMKEQAARFGIGEPLQIPLNVAPSSIGKKEDDAALAMASIGQRSVQMTPLQMAMVAAAVANDGTVMKPYLVDKVVSPDGDTLEETEPDELSEAMSPDAARKLRQMMVSVVAQGTATAAQIPGVTVGGKTGTAETSDNAPPHAWFIGFAPAENPKVAVCVFVQSGAAGDRATGGGTAAPVAREVMQAVLRR; this is encoded by the coding sequence ATGAACGGCACGCTCAAGCGGGTTGCGGTCGCCTGCATGGTGATGTTCGGCCTGCTGCTGCTCAACGTGAACTACCTGCAGGCGGTGAAGGCCGAGGAGTACCGCGAGGACAACCGGAACTTCCGCCGCTTCTTCCAGCGGTACGAGAACCAGCGCGGCAGGATCATCGCGGGCAACGAGGTGATCGCCGAGTCGGTCGACACCAAGGGCGACATCCGGTTCGAGCGCCGGTACCGCAACGGGCGGCTGTACGCGCACGTCATCGGCTTCTTCGCCCCGGAGAGCGAGCGCGGCATCGAGGCGGCGCAGAACAAGCTGCTCGACGGCACCTCGGCCGACCTGGTCGTGCGCCGCGCGGTCGACCTGCTCACCAACAAGCCGACCCGTGGCGCGGACATCGAGCTCACCATCGACCCGCGGGCGCAGCGGGCCGCGTACGAGTCGCTGCGCCGCGCCGGCCGCAAGGGCGCCGTGGTCGCGCTCGACCCGCAGACCGGCGCGATCAAGGCGATGGTGTCGCTGCCCACCTACGACCCCAACGAGCTCGCCGTGCCGAACAAGGGCAAGGTGGCGCAGGCGTACAACAAGCTCGACGCCGACAAGGACCAGCCGCTGCTCAACCGGGCCATCGAGACCACGTACGCCCCGGGCTCGACGTACAAGGTGGTCACCACGGCCGCCCTGCTCAGCGAGGACGACACCGTCGGGCCGCAGACCACGGTCGACGCCCCGCAGGTGCTCGACCTGCCGGGCACCTCGGTGGGGCTGCCGAACTACGCCGGCGCGGCGTGCGGCTCCGGGCGGGTGACCCTGCAGTTCGCGCTTGAGAAGTCCTGCAACACACCGTTCGCCAAGATCGGTATGGAGCTGGGCTACGAGAAGATGAAGGAGCAGGCGGCGCGGTTCGGCATCGGCGAGCCGCTGCAGATCCCGCTCAACGTGGCCCCGAGCAGCATCGGGAAGAAGGAGGACGACGCCGCGCTCGCCATGGCCTCGATCGGCCAGCGCAGCGTGCAGATGACGCCGCTGCAGATGGCCATGGTCGCCGCCGCCGTCGCCAACGACGGCACGGTGATGAAGCCGTACCTGGTCGACAAGGTGGTGAGCCCGGACGGCGACACGCTCGAGGAGACCGAGCCCGACGAGCTGAGCGAGGCGATGAGCCCCGACGCCGCCCGCAAGCTCCGGCAGATGATGGTCTCGGTGGTGGCCCAGGGCACCGCGACCGCCGCGCAGATCCCCGGCGTCACCGTGGGCGGCAAGACCGGTACCGCCGAGACCTCCGACAACGCGCCGCCGCACGCGTGGTTCATCGGCTTCGCCCCGGCCGAGAACCCGAAGGTCGCGGTGTGCGTCTTCGTGCAGTCCGGCGCGGCCGGCGACCGGGCCACCGGCGGCGGGACCGCCGCCCCGGTCGCCCGCGAGGTCATGCAGGCGGTGCTCCGGCGGTGA
- a CDS encoding rhomboid family intramembrane serine protease — protein sequence MTSQPPTTPSQGEEAVPTCYRHPERETYVRCQRCDRPICPDCMREAAVGHQCVDCVAEANRATRAARTVFGGGLIAKPYVTFAILGINVLLFIAQELTQGGIAERFGMNVAYVAVLGEYHRLITSAFLHWGILHILFNSWALYVLGPSLERMLGHVRFLALYLLSALGGSVLGYWFDDPRVLSVGASGAIFGLFAATFVIGRRLNVDIRGIVVLIVINLVITFWPGTNISWTAHVGGLITGAVVAAALAYAPKSARTPVQVAALAAVLALLGVLVMIRPNFPFPIV from the coding sequence ATGACGAGTCAGCCACCCACCACCCCCTCGCAGGGCGAGGAGGCGGTACCCACGTGTTACCGGCATCCCGAGCGTGAGACGTACGTCCGCTGCCAGCGCTGTGACCGGCCGATCTGCCCCGACTGCATGCGGGAGGCCGCCGTCGGGCACCAGTGCGTGGACTGCGTGGCCGAGGCGAACCGGGCCACGCGCGCGGCCCGCACCGTGTTCGGCGGCGGCTTGATCGCCAAGCCGTATGTCACGTTCGCCATCCTCGGCATCAACGTCCTGCTCTTCATCGCCCAGGAGCTCACCCAGGGCGGGATCGCCGAGCGGTTCGGGATGAACGTGGCCTACGTGGCGGTGCTCGGCGAGTACCACCGGCTGATCACCAGCGCGTTCCTGCACTGGGGCATCCTGCACATCCTGTTCAACAGCTGGGCGCTGTACGTGCTCGGGCCCAGCCTGGAACGCATGCTCGGCCACGTGCGGTTCCTCGCGCTGTACCTGCTGAGCGCGCTCGGCGGGTCGGTGCTCGGCTACTGGTTCGACGATCCCCGGGTGCTCAGCGTCGGGGCGTCGGGCGCGATCTTCGGCCTGTTCGCCGCGACCTTCGTGATCGGCCGGCGGCTCAACGTCGACATCCGCGGCATCGTCGTGCTGATCGTGATCAACCTGGTGATCACGTTCTGGCCCGGCACGAACATCAGCTGGACCGCCCACGTGGGCGGCCTCATCACCGGGGCCGTCGTCGCCGCGGCGCTCGCCTACGCGCCGAAGTCCGCCCGCACGCCCGTACAGGTGGCGGCGCTCGCCGCCGTGCTGGCGCTGCTCGGCGTGCTGGTCATGATCCGGCCGAACTTTCCGTTCCCCATCGTGTAG